The DNA window GAAGAGCGGATTCGCAATGAGCGTCACGGTGAGCGTGCCCACAAACAGCATCGAGAGCTGCGCGGGCGTGGTGCCTGCCGCGACCGCGTCGCGCATGGGGCGAAGCACAAACCAACTGGCGAGTGCGCAGAAAAAGAATGCCGCGCTCGCCAGCATGGCGCGTACTTCGTGCGCTTCTACATCAACTGCTCGGCGAAGCAGCGCGTGCAGCGCGCCCCCACTTTTCGATTCGCTCAGGGTGCCGCCTTCTGCTTGGCCTTCCACGCCGCCAACACTTCGGCTTCCTTGGCCGCCGGAATACCGGCAATCGCCCCATCGTCCATGGACTTCCGTTCGGCTTCCGTACGCGTCTTGTGCCAGTCGAGCGTGTCCTTGGCGGTCACGGCGAGCGGGCGGAAGGTGAGTCCCTTGGAAATGGCTTTGGCATTACTGCGCATCAAGAACCCAGCTGTTGCACCTTCGGGCGGAATCCAGGTGGGCATATGACGCCAGGCGGCAATGCCGTTCGCTTTCAGGAAGTCGGCCGGAACCCAGGTGAACTGCGCGCCCGCCGTCGTCACCGATCGGATGCCCGAGAGCATCTCGTGCATCGTCATCGGTTTTGCGGGGCCGGTCACATTGAACGTACCGAACACACGTTGCTCTGCCATGCGCACCATAAACTCCGCGAGATCGCGCGAGTCAATGATCTGCGCCGGATGGTTCGGAGCGCCCGGGGCCATGACTTCGCCCCCCTTGTCGATACGCACCGGCCAGTAGGTAAAGCGGTCCGAGCGGTCGAGCGGACCAACAATCAACCCCGCGCGAATGATGGTGTTGATACCCGGATACTGTTTTTCAACTTCGCGTTCCGAAAAACTCTTGAGCGCGCCGTAGTACTTGCCAGCATCAGCAGGGACGATGGTGTAGGGATCGAGTCCTTCGGGCATGGGCGTGGTGCCCGCGCTTTCGTCGGCGTTGGGAACGGAGTTGTCGGGATACACCGACTCCGTAGAGATGAAGATGTAATGCTTGGTGTGCCCGGCGAGATGCTGTGCGGCGTTGCGCACCCAGAACGGAAAGGTCGTGGGGTTGTCGATCACCACATCAAACGTTTTTCCGGCCAGTGCGCTCACGTCGCCATTGAGATCACCGACAAGCTCTTCGTGCACCTTGCCCTTAAAAAAGTTCGGGCGGGTTTTGTTGCGGTTGAACAGCGTCACGCGATGGCCACGTGCAAGCGCGTATTCCACCTGCTCGGGGCCGGTGAAGCCGGTGCCACCGAGGATCAGGATGTTGAGCGGAGCGCTGGGGCGCCCAGTGAGGAACTCCCGTCTGTTCAGCATTACTTGGCCCCCTTCTGTGATGCATGCCATGCGGCGAGCACTTCGGCTTCGCGCTTCAAGCCAATGCCGTTGATCTCACCAGCCAACGTGGCTTCTTGTTCTTTGGCCGGACGCGTTTTGTGCCAGTCGAGCGTGTCTTTGGCCGTGACGGCGAGCGGACGGAAGGTGAGTCCCTTGGCAATGGCTTTCGCCGCGTTGCGGCGCTGATAGCCGGCGGTCGCACCATATGGCGGCTGCCACACGGTCATGTGCCGCCAGGGGCGCACTTGCTGCGCCTGCAAAAACTCCCACGGCACCCAGGTGAAATGCGCGCCAGCGGTGGTGACGGCCTTCACGCCGTAGAGCATGTCGGCAAAGGTCATGGGCTTGTCGGGGCCGATCGCGTTAAACAGCCCGAACTCGCGTG is part of the Gemmatimonadota bacterium genome and encodes:
- a CDS encoding epimerase, which encodes MLNRREFLTGRPSAPLNILILGGTGFTGPEQVEYALARGHRVTLFNRNKTRPNFFKGKVHEELVGDLNGDVSALAGKTFDVVIDNPTTFPFWVRNAAQHLAGHTKHYIFISTESVYPDNSVPNADESAGTTPMPEGLDPYTIVPADAGKYYGALKSFSEREVEKQYPGINTIIRAGLIVGPLDRSDRFTYWPVRIDKGGEVMAPGAPNHPAQIIDSRDLAEFMVRMAEQRVFGTFNVTGPAKPMTMHEMLSGIRSVTTAGAQFTWVPADFLKANGIAAWRHMPTWIPPEGATAGFLMRSNAKAISKGLTFRPLAVTAKDTLDWHKTRTEAERKSMDDGAIAGIPAAKEAEVLAAWKAKQKAAP